One part of the Chryseobacterium mulctrae genome encodes these proteins:
- a CDS encoding DUF4134 domain-containing protein: MKNIFTKNVTTKKVLTLALAIMAITPAFAQGGATAISNAASDITDYWDPVKLILKAVGGLVGFIGGLRVYNKWTNGDQDVNKEILGYGGAMIFLIVVPEFVTAFFA, from the coding sequence ATGAAAAATATTTTCACAAAAAACGTGACAACAAAAAAAGTTCTAACCCTAGCCTTGGCAATTATGGCGATAACTCCCGCATTTGCCCAAGGTGGAGCAACGGCAATCTCGAATGCAGCAAGTGATATCACTGATTATTGGGATCCGGTCAAGCTGATCTTGAAAGCAGTAGGAGGATTGGTCGGTTTTATCGGAGGTCTCCGAGTGTATAATAAATGGACGAATGGTGACCAGGACGTAAACAAAGAGATCCTTGGTTATGGAGGAGCAATGATCTTCCTGATTGTCGTTCCGGAATTTGTAACAGCATTCTTTGCATAG
- a CDS encoding DUF4133 domain-containing protein encodes MGFYLYKGLKKPLVFFGLKGKYIFYAVGVIGGGVISALVLSKFGLLGSLLGLAVTAGGVYLIFRRQDKYGLYDKTRNFDHILIFPKRLGSNKLLKNGNNKKTGI; translated from the coding sequence ATGGGATTCTACCTTTATAAGGGGCTGAAAAAGCCCCTTGTATTCTTCGGACTCAAAGGGAAATACATCTTTTACGCAGTCGGTGTTATCGGTGGCGGGGTCATTTCAGCATTGGTACTCTCAAAGTTCGGTCTCTTAGGCTCTTTACTTGGTCTTGCAGTCACCGCAGGCGGAGTTTATCTCATCTTCAGAAGACAGGATAAATATGGTTTGTATGACAAAACCAGAAACTTCGATCACATCTTAATTTTTCCAAAAAGGTTAGGCAGTAATAAACTTTTAAAGAATGGCAACAACAAAAAAACAGGCATTTAG
- a CDS encoding TraG family conjugative transposon ATPase: MATTKKQAFSIPFIGYDYGKDFNWDFDVLFGQYGNPIIGIKIKNIVEQYSADPDSYLNFHTVLNQVVSIIGEGRIVQKLDIFSKKKYTAEQSNQFLQQKYSEHFDGRLFKTIETVLLFTDIIDDKLKKKRKQYNFSDKSYKELRDKCQKVLMLLKQNDCEPQFLFEKDFEYYISGVLSMQFTESPTFDNIKSTNEFLQIGNRFVKNISYVDVENIDLPSEIEPYSVLGGNGAAAETAVDNFSFINELEDYETIVYNQIITIPIQAQQQRELDKKKKKHEGAANNSPSNAIIADEIQTLLHNIAVDGQLVVNAHFSILFSAQTLEKMENIQSMIENKLFTKGIIVSKNAYNQLELWRSAIPGNGTELREYDLFMTTSEAALCFFFKESYPVNEESNFYLRFTDRQGVPLKVDPSDLPMKTGRINNRNKFVLGPSGSGKSFLMNNIIEQYLTYNYDVVIVDTGDSYSGTCKYKGGRYIQYTEEKPITMNPFLMDKKEFNIEKIEFLTNLIFLIWQGPDAAMSSAQKSILDNVLMSYYHQYFNSGTQWYENKTSEELILYLGKYNIHEDDLFSEYENEAKGQHTYYDILGITFDASSDEIKEAGRKLLKFYHPDKNINNPEYESENFYKVYEAYDTLNDEERRKIYNETQLILIKSNDIIRQPRSAEEWNESFRKAIIRKIKELEEKLVVTELSFNGFYDYCDQFLPIYLNNKKHNIIEKEFNLRTYLFVLKDFYKGGRYGTTLNESADNTLFDESFIVFEIDNVKDNPKLFPIVTLIIMDTFIQKMRLRKDRRKALIIEEAWKAIASKLMGGYILYLYKTVRKFWGEAVVVTQELDDIIGNAVVKDSIINNSDTFILLDQTKFKDNFDKIASLLSLNKVEQNKIFTINNLNNKFGRSRFKEFYLKRGSKGEVYGNEVSLEQYLTYTTEKPEKSAVEYYVHQYGDYDEALRRIVGDLKVFGDSLENLVSLVNLYQNPLDKKINSFYRIMKKEHKGKNVFKVISQELEDRQITFSELISKQNYAYENL, translated from the coding sequence ATGGCAACAACAAAAAAACAGGCATTTAGCATTCCTTTTATAGGTTATGATTATGGAAAGGATTTCAATTGGGATTTTGATGTTCTTTTCGGACAATACGGAAACCCTATTATCGGGATCAAGATAAAAAACATCGTAGAACAGTACTCGGCGGACCCGGATAGCTATCTCAACTTTCACACGGTTTTAAATCAGGTGGTATCGATCATTGGAGAGGGGAGAATCGTTCAGAAGCTCGATATTTTTTCCAAAAAAAAATACACCGCTGAACAATCCAACCAATTTCTACAACAAAAATATTCGGAACATTTTGACGGCAGACTTTTCAAAACCATCGAAACGGTGCTTTTGTTTACAGATATCATCGATGATAAACTGAAAAAGAAAAGAAAGCAATACAATTTCTCCGATAAAAGCTATAAAGAACTTCGGGACAAATGCCAAAAAGTATTGATGCTTTTGAAGCAGAATGACTGCGAACCTCAGTTTTTATTTGAGAAAGATTTTGAATACTACATTTCGGGAGTTCTGTCGATGCAGTTTACCGAATCTCCAACATTCGATAATATAAAAAGCACCAACGAATTTTTGCAGATCGGAAACAGATTCGTAAAAAATATTTCTTACGTGGATGTAGAAAACATTGATTTGCCCTCAGAAATTGAACCTTATTCTGTTCTCGGCGGTAACGGTGCAGCTGCTGAAACAGCAGTTGATAATTTTAGTTTTATCAATGAACTGGAAGATTATGAGACCATTGTATACAATCAGATTATTACTATTCCAATTCAGGCGCAACAGCAAAGGGAGCTTGATAAAAAGAAGAAAAAGCACGAAGGAGCAGCTAACAATTCTCCTTCCAATGCGATTATAGCAGATGAAATTCAGACTCTGCTTCATAATATTGCTGTTGATGGGCAATTGGTGGTCAATGCTCATTTTTCAATATTGTTTTCAGCCCAGACACTGGAAAAAATGGAAAACATTCAGTCGATGATTGAAAATAAGCTTTTCACAAAAGGAATCATTGTTTCTAAAAATGCCTACAACCAGTTAGAACTTTGGCGGTCGGCAATTCCGGGCAATGGAACAGAACTTAGGGAATATGATCTTTTTATGACGACAAGCGAAGCGGCCTTGTGTTTTTTTTTTAAAGAAAGTTACCCCGTCAATGAAGAATCCAATTTCTATTTAAGATTTACCGATAGACAAGGCGTTCCGCTAAAAGTAGATCCTTCGGATTTACCGATGAAAACAGGAAGAATTAATAACAGAAATAAGTTCGTTCTCGGACCTAGTGGTTCAGGCAAAAGTTTTTTAATGAACAATATTATCGAGCAGTACTTGACCTACAATTATGATGTAGTGATTGTTGATACAGGAGATTCCTATTCAGGAACTTGTAAATATAAAGGAGGAAGATACATTCAATATACCGAAGAAAAGCCCATTACAATGAATCCTTTTCTGATGGATAAAAAAGAATTTAATATCGAAAAAATCGAATTTTTAACCAACTTGATTTTCTTGATTTGGCAAGGTCCCGATGCTGCAATGTCATCCGCTCAAAAATCCATTTTAGATAATGTGTTGATGTCGTATTACCATCAGTATTTCAACTCAGGAACACAGTGGTATGAAAATAAAACTTCTGAAGAACTCATTCTCTATCTAGGTAAATACAACATTCACGAAGATGATCTTTTTTCTGAATATGAGAATGAAGCCAAAGGACAGCATACTTACTATGACATTTTGGGAATTACTTTCGATGCCAGTTCCGATGAAATAAAAGAAGCGGGAAGAAAATTGTTAAAATTCTATCATCCCGATAAGAACATCAATAATCCTGAATATGAAAGTGAAAATTTCTATAAAGTCTATGAAGCGTATGACACGCTGAACGATGAAGAAAGAAGGAAAATATACAATGAGACACAGTTAATTTTAATCAAGTCGAATGACATCATCAGGCAACCCAGATCAGCTGAAGAATGGAATGAATCCTTTAGAAAAGCCATTATCAGAAAAATAAAAGAACTGGAAGAAAAGCTGGTTGTAACAGAACTTTCGTTCAATGGGTTTTATGATTATTGTGATCAATTTCTTCCTATTTACCTAAATAATAAAAAACACAATATTATAGAGAAGGAATTCAATCTGCGCACCTATTTATTTGTCCTGAAAGATTTTTACAAAGGCGGAAGGTATGGAACGACTTTAAATGAAAGTGCCGATAATACGCTTTTTGACGAATCTTTTATTGTTTTTGAAATTGATAATGTGAAGGATAATCCCAAACTGTTTCCGATAGTAACGCTCATTATTATGGACACCTTTATTCAGAAAATGAGGTTAAGAAAAGACCGTAGAAAAGCACTCATCATCGAAGAAGCGTGGAAGGCCATTGCGAGTAAACTGATGGGAGGATACATCCTTTATTTGTACAAAACGGTGAGGAAATTTTGGGGAGAAGCGGTGGTGGTAACGCAGGAACTGGATGATATTATTGGAAATGCGGTGGTTAAAGATTCCATCATCAATAATTCGGACACTTTTATATTGCTGGATCAGACGAAGTTCAAAGATAATTTCGACAAGATAGCTTCGCTTCTTTCACTTAATAAAGTAGAGCAAAACAAGATTTTCACCATCAACAATCTCAACAACAAATTCGGGCGAAGCCGATTCAAAGAATTCTATTTAAAGAGAGGTTCGAAAGGAGAGGTCTATGGGAATGAAGTATCTCTGGAGCAATATTTAACCTATACCACAGAAAAACCGGAGAAATCGGCAGTTGAATATTATGTACATCAATATGGCGACTATGATGAAGCATTGCGCAGAATAGTTG